The Syngnathus typhle isolate RoL2023-S1 ecotype Sweden linkage group LG6, RoL_Styp_1.0, whole genome shotgun sequence genome has a window encoding:
- the LOC133155216 gene encoding rho GTPase-activating protein 42-like isoform X2: MNLQLPTPNLEPQQPRDQETCAEETLRARTSMGLPTLEFSDSFLDGPDFRERLKCHEIELERTNKFIKELIKDGNMLIGALRNLSVAVQKFSQSLQEFQFECLGDAETDDEVNIAQSFKEFSKLLNTVEEERRRLIQNADDVLITPLEKFRKEQIGAAKDGKKKFDKETEKYYATLERHLSLSSKKKEAYLQEADTQIDKERQLFYDASLEYVFKIQEVQEKKKFEFVEPLLAFLQGLFTFYHEGYELAHEFEPYKQQLQFNLQNTRNNFVSTKQEVEKLMRRIRSAEQDYKAPGRWSMEGFLYVQEKRPLGSAWTRHYCTYEKGGKSFNMSNSDTKLANKQNGLVLNQSEMFKLKSCIRRKTDSIDKRFCFDIEVVERNGVCRGTLFRPLWLFYKVRHGVMTLQALSESNRRLWLEAMDGKEPIYNLPAILSKREETFLNEAGFNFVRKCIELVESRGINTMGLYRIGGVNSKVQRLMATVFSSKTPVDMDLDPETWDNKTITSGLKNYLRCLSEPLMTFKLHKEFIMAAKSDDQNYRVCAVHSLVYKLPERNKEMLEMLIKHLVTVSTQSQSNMMTVSNLGVIFGPTLMRSQEETVAAMMNIKFQNIVMEILIENFNKIFLQPPDPNVALPEPQTRPGSRRSRAICMSSGPRKPRSLYTPTLCLADAESDACSSSPGSTPTGSTESLSSHSSEHNGPPKTETLSCIKTTSAILPDAASLRSSGPRSTESSSREEAGPTDVESEDALSVPSVTGVAPRKAPHRRHPGPGPPDLTAATSLKSLRVSEGQRSYSKSAQNLSTLDLIDHLKPSADPPDMPPKLVIRRRGATASASNGYQRPGSVVAARALLFEHAEAPQLGRDAQAVYSCEAEHSHELSFPQGAHFSNVYPSVEPGWLQATYQGKTGLIPENYVIYL; encoded by the exons ATGAACCTCCAACTTCCAACCCCCAACCTCGAACCGCAGCAGCCAAGGGACCAGGAA ACGTGTGCGGAGGAGACCCTTCGGGCAAGAACAAGCATGGGACTCCCCACGCTGGAGTTTAGCGACTCTTTTCTCGATGGACCCGATTTCCGAGAGCGTCTCAAGTGTCATGAGATCGAACTGGAGAGGACCAACAAGTTCATCAAAGAGCTCATTAAGGATGGGAATATGCTTATCGGCGCGCTGAGGA ATCTTTCTGTGGCCGTCCAAAAGTTCTCCCAGTCGCTGCAGGAGTTCCAGTTCGAGTGCCTCGGTGACGCCGAGACGGATGATGAAGTCAACATCG CCCAGTCCTTCAAGGAGTTCTCCAAGCTGCTCAACACGGTAGAAGAGGAGAGACGCCGCTTG ATTCAGAACGCGGATGACGTCTTGATCACTCCCTTGGAAAAGTTTCGCAAGGAGCAGATCGGCGCCGCCAAG GACGGGAAGAAGAAATTCGATAAGGAGACGGAGAAATATTACGCCACGCTTGAAAGACACCTCAGCCTGTCATCTAAAAAGAAAGAAGCTTATCTTCAAGAG GCCGACACGCAGATTGACAAAGAGAGGCAACTGTTCTACGACGCGTCCCTCGAGTACGTCTTCAAAATACAGGAAGTGCAAGAAAAGAAGAAGTTTGAGTTTGTGGAGCCA CTGCTGGCCTTCCTGCAGGGCTTGTTTACGTTCTACCACGAGGGATACGAGCTGGCGCACGAATTTGAGCCGTACAAGCAGCAGCTCCAGTTCAACCTTCAGAAC ACGCGCAACAACTTTGTGAGcaccaaacaggaagtggagaAGTTGATGAGGAGGATCAGGTCTGCCGAACAGGACTACAAAGCTCCGGGCCGCTGGAGCATGGAGGGCTTCTTGTATGTGCAGGAGAAAC GTCCTCTGGGTTCCGCTTGGACAAGGCACTACTGCACGTATGAGAAGGGCGGCAAAAGTTTCAACATGAGCAATAGCGACACTAAATTGGCCAATAAACAG AACGGTCTGGTGCTCAACCAGTCCGAGATGTTCAAGCTCAAGTCGTGCATCCGGAGGAAAACAGACTCCATCGACAAGCGCTTCTGCTTCGACATTGAGGTGGTGGAAAG AAACGGCGTCTGCCGCGGAACTCTTTTCAGGCCGCTTTGGTTGTTCTATAAAGTCCG GCACGGTGTCATGACACTGCAGGCGCTGTCCGAGTCCAACAGGAGGCTGTGGTTGGAGGCCATGGACGGCAAGGAGCCG ATTTACAACCTGCCTGCCATCCTGAGCAAGAGGGAGGAGA CGTTCCTTAACGAGGCCGGCTTTAACTTTGTGAGGAAATGCATCGAGCTGGTGGAGAGCAGAG GCATCAACACCATGGGGCTGTACAGGATCGGAGGCGTCAACTCCAAAGTGCAGAGGCTGATGGCGACGGTTTTTT CATCCAAGACGCCCGTGGACATGGACCTGGATCCCGAGACGTGGGACAACAAGACCATCACCAGCGGCCTGAAGAATTACCTCAG GTGTCTGTCGGAGCCGCTAATGACCTTCAAGCTGCATAAAGAATTCATCATGGCTGCCA AATCGGACGACCAGAACTACAGAGTATGCGCTGTCCATTCTTTGGTCTATAAGCTCCCTGAGAGAAACAAGGAGATGCTGGAGATGCTCATCAAACATCTCGTCAC CGTGTCCACGCAGAGTCAGTCCAACATGATGACCGTATCCAATCTGGGCGTCATCTTCGGGCCCACGCTGATGCGCTCGCAAGAGGAAACCGTGGCCGCCATGATGAACATCAAGTTCCAAAATATTGTGATGGAAATTCTGATTGAGAATTTTAACAAG ATCTTCCTTCAGCCTCCGGATCCCAACGTGGCACTTCCGGAGCCTCAGACCCGGCCCGGTTCCCGCCGAAGCAGAGCTATTTGTATGTCAAGCGGCCCCCGGAAGCCTCGCAGCCTCTACACTCCTACCCTGTGCCTGGCTGACGCAGAAA GCGACGCCTGCAGCAGCAGTCCAGGCAGCACCCCCACGGGCAGCACCGAGTCTCTGTCCTCGCACTCGTCGGAGCACAACGGCCCCCCCAAGACTGAGACTCTGTCCTGCATCAAAACTACGAGTGCAATCCTCCCTGACGCCGCGTCCTTGCGCTCCAGCGGGCCCCGGAGCACCGAGTCCAGTTCCAGGGAGGAGGCCGGCCCGACGGACGTGGAGTCGGAGGACGCCCTCAGCGTACCGTCCGTCACCGGTGTTGCCCCCAGAAAGGCCCCCCATCGACGACACCCTGGACCCGGACCGCCCGATCTCACAGCTGCAACCTCTCTCAAGTCACTACGTGTGTCTGAAG GTCAAAGGAGCTACTCCAAATCCGCCCAAAATCTCTCCACCCTGGATCTCATCGATCACTTGAAGCCATCGGCGGACCCCCCGGACATGCCGCCCAAGCTCGTGATCCGGCGGCGGGGCGCCACAGCCTCAGCCAGCAACGGATACCAAAGACCAGGCTCAGT GGTGGCTGCCAGAGCGCTGCTTTTTGAACACGCCGAAGCCCCGCAGCTCGGGAG GGACGCCCAAGCTGTGTACTCGTGCGAAGCTGAACACAGCCATGAGCTCAGCTTCCCCCAGGGGGCGCACTTCTCCAATG TGTACCCGTCCGTCGAACCAGGATGGCTGCAAGCAACCTACCAGGGAAAAACGGGTTTGATACCAGAAAACTACGTCATctatctttaa
- the LOC133155216 gene encoding rho GTPase-activating protein 42-like isoform X4 has translation MNLQLPTPNLEPQQPRDQETCAEETLRARTSMGLPTLEFSDSFLDGPDFRERLKCHEIELERTNKFIKELIKDGNMLIGALRNLSVAVQKFSQSLQEFQFECLGDAETDDEVNIAQSFKEFSKLLNTVEEERRRLIQNADDVLITPLEKFRKEQIGAAKDGKKKFDKETEKYYATLERHLSLSSKKKEAYLQEADTQIDKERQLFYDASLEYVFKIQEVQEKKKFEFVEPLLAFLQGLFTFYHEGYELAHEFEPYKQQLQFNLQNTRNNFVSTKQEVEKLMRRIRSAEQDYKAPGRWSMEGFLYVQEKRPLGSAWTRHYCTYEKGGKSFNMSNSDTKLANKQNGLVLNQSEMFKLKSCIRRKTDSIDKRFCFDIEVVERHGVMTLQALSESNRRLWLEAMDGKEPIYNLPAILSKREETFLNEAGFNFVRKCIELVESRGINTMGLYRIGGVNSKVQRLMATVFSSKTPVDMDLDPETWDNKTITSGLKNYLRCLSEPLMTFKLHKEFIMAAKSDDQNYRVCAVHSLVYKLPERNKEMLEMLIKHLVTVSTQSQSNMMTVSNLGVIFGPTLMRSQEETVAAMMNIKFQNIVMEILIENFNKIFLQPPDPNVALPEPQTRPGSRRSRAICMSSGPRKPRSLYTPTLCLADAESDACSSSPGSTPTGSTESLSSHSSEHNGPPKTETLSCIKTTSAILPDAASLRSSGPRSTESSSREEAGPTDVESEDALSVPSVTGVAPRKAPHRRHPGPGPPDLTAATSLKSLRVSEGQRSYSKSAQNLSTLDLIDHLKPSADPPDMPPKLVIRRRGATASASNGYQRPGSVVAARALLFEHAEAPQLGRDAQAVYSCEAEHSHELSFPQGAHFSNVYPSVEPGWLQATYQGKTGLIPENYVIYL, from the exons ATGAACCTCCAACTTCCAACCCCCAACCTCGAACCGCAGCAGCCAAGGGACCAGGAA ACGTGTGCGGAGGAGACCCTTCGGGCAAGAACAAGCATGGGACTCCCCACGCTGGAGTTTAGCGACTCTTTTCTCGATGGACCCGATTTCCGAGAGCGTCTCAAGTGTCATGAGATCGAACTGGAGAGGACCAACAAGTTCATCAAAGAGCTCATTAAGGATGGGAATATGCTTATCGGCGCGCTGAGGA ATCTTTCTGTGGCCGTCCAAAAGTTCTCCCAGTCGCTGCAGGAGTTCCAGTTCGAGTGCCTCGGTGACGCCGAGACGGATGATGAAGTCAACATCG CCCAGTCCTTCAAGGAGTTCTCCAAGCTGCTCAACACGGTAGAAGAGGAGAGACGCCGCTTG ATTCAGAACGCGGATGACGTCTTGATCACTCCCTTGGAAAAGTTTCGCAAGGAGCAGATCGGCGCCGCCAAG GACGGGAAGAAGAAATTCGATAAGGAGACGGAGAAATATTACGCCACGCTTGAAAGACACCTCAGCCTGTCATCTAAAAAGAAAGAAGCTTATCTTCAAGAG GCCGACACGCAGATTGACAAAGAGAGGCAACTGTTCTACGACGCGTCCCTCGAGTACGTCTTCAAAATACAGGAAGTGCAAGAAAAGAAGAAGTTTGAGTTTGTGGAGCCA CTGCTGGCCTTCCTGCAGGGCTTGTTTACGTTCTACCACGAGGGATACGAGCTGGCGCACGAATTTGAGCCGTACAAGCAGCAGCTCCAGTTCAACCTTCAGAAC ACGCGCAACAACTTTGTGAGcaccaaacaggaagtggagaAGTTGATGAGGAGGATCAGGTCTGCCGAACAGGACTACAAAGCTCCGGGCCGCTGGAGCATGGAGGGCTTCTTGTATGTGCAGGAGAAAC GTCCTCTGGGTTCCGCTTGGACAAGGCACTACTGCACGTATGAGAAGGGCGGCAAAAGTTTCAACATGAGCAATAGCGACACTAAATTGGCCAATAAACAG AACGGTCTGGTGCTCAACCAGTCCGAGATGTTCAAGCTCAAGTCGTGCATCCGGAGGAAAACAGACTCCATCGACAAGCGCTTCTGCTTCGACATTGAGGTGGTGGAAAG GCACGGTGTCATGACACTGCAGGCGCTGTCCGAGTCCAACAGGAGGCTGTGGTTGGAGGCCATGGACGGCAAGGAGCCG ATTTACAACCTGCCTGCCATCCTGAGCAAGAGGGAGGAGA CGTTCCTTAACGAGGCCGGCTTTAACTTTGTGAGGAAATGCATCGAGCTGGTGGAGAGCAGAG GCATCAACACCATGGGGCTGTACAGGATCGGAGGCGTCAACTCCAAAGTGCAGAGGCTGATGGCGACGGTTTTTT CATCCAAGACGCCCGTGGACATGGACCTGGATCCCGAGACGTGGGACAACAAGACCATCACCAGCGGCCTGAAGAATTACCTCAG GTGTCTGTCGGAGCCGCTAATGACCTTCAAGCTGCATAAAGAATTCATCATGGCTGCCA AATCGGACGACCAGAACTACAGAGTATGCGCTGTCCATTCTTTGGTCTATAAGCTCCCTGAGAGAAACAAGGAGATGCTGGAGATGCTCATCAAACATCTCGTCAC CGTGTCCACGCAGAGTCAGTCCAACATGATGACCGTATCCAATCTGGGCGTCATCTTCGGGCCCACGCTGATGCGCTCGCAAGAGGAAACCGTGGCCGCCATGATGAACATCAAGTTCCAAAATATTGTGATGGAAATTCTGATTGAGAATTTTAACAAG ATCTTCCTTCAGCCTCCGGATCCCAACGTGGCACTTCCGGAGCCTCAGACCCGGCCCGGTTCCCGCCGAAGCAGAGCTATTTGTATGTCAAGCGGCCCCCGGAAGCCTCGCAGCCTCTACACTCCTACCCTGTGCCTGGCTGACGCAGAAA GCGACGCCTGCAGCAGCAGTCCAGGCAGCACCCCCACGGGCAGCACCGAGTCTCTGTCCTCGCACTCGTCGGAGCACAACGGCCCCCCCAAGACTGAGACTCTGTCCTGCATCAAAACTACGAGTGCAATCCTCCCTGACGCCGCGTCCTTGCGCTCCAGCGGGCCCCGGAGCACCGAGTCCAGTTCCAGGGAGGAGGCCGGCCCGACGGACGTGGAGTCGGAGGACGCCCTCAGCGTACCGTCCGTCACCGGTGTTGCCCCCAGAAAGGCCCCCCATCGACGACACCCTGGACCCGGACCGCCCGATCTCACAGCTGCAACCTCTCTCAAGTCACTACGTGTGTCTGAAG GTCAAAGGAGCTACTCCAAATCCGCCCAAAATCTCTCCACCCTGGATCTCATCGATCACTTGAAGCCATCGGCGGACCCCCCGGACATGCCGCCCAAGCTCGTGATCCGGCGGCGGGGCGCCACAGCCTCAGCCAGCAACGGATACCAAAGACCAGGCTCAGT GGTGGCTGCCAGAGCGCTGCTTTTTGAACACGCCGAAGCCCCGCAGCTCGGGAG GGACGCCCAAGCTGTGTACTCGTGCGAAGCTGAACACAGCCATGAGCTCAGCTTCCCCCAGGGGGCGCACTTCTCCAATG TGTACCCGTCCGTCGAACCAGGATGGCTGCAAGCAACCTACCAGGGAAAAACGGGTTTGATACCAGAAAACTACGTCATctatctttaa
- the LOC133155216 gene encoding rho GTPase-activating protein 42-like isoform X3 has protein sequence MNLQLPTPNLEPQQPRDQETCAEETLRARTSMGLPTLEFSDSFLDGPDFRERLKCHEIELERTNKFIKELIKDGNMLIGALRNLSVAVQKFSQSLQEFQFECLGDAETDDEVNIAQSFKEFSKLLNTVEEERRRLIQNADDVLITPLEKFRKEQIGAAKDGKKKFDKETEKYYATLERHLSLSSKKKEAYLQEADTQIDKERQLFYDASLEYVFKIQEVQEKKKFEFVEPLLAFLQGLFTFYHEGYELAHEFEPYKQQLQFNLQNTRNNFVSTKQEVEKLMRRIRSAEQDYKAPGRWSMEGFLYVQEKRPLGSAWTRHYCTYEKGGKSFNMSNSDTKLANKQNGLVLNQSEMFKLKSCIRRKTDSIDKRFCFDIEVVERHGVMTLQALSESNRRLWLEAMDGKEPIYNLPAILSKREETFLNEAGFNFVRKCIELVESRGINTMGLYRIGGVNSKVQRLMATVFSSKTPVDMDLDPETWDNKTITSGLKNYLRCLSEPLMTFKLHKEFIMAAKSDDQNYRVCAVHSLVYKLPERNKEMLEMLIKHLVTVSTQSQSNMMTVSNLGVIFGPTLMRSQEETVAAMMNIKFQNIVMEILIENFNKIFLQPPDPNVALPEPQTRPGSRRSRAICMSSGPRKPRSLYTPTLCLADAESPCIGDACSSSPGSTPTGSTESLSSHSSEHNGPPKTETLSCIKTTSAILPDAASLRSSGPRSTESSSREEAGPTDVESEDALSVPSVTGVAPRKAPHRRHPGPGPPDLTAATSLKSLRVSEGQRSYSKSAQNLSTLDLIDHLKPSADPPDMPPKLVIRRRGATASASNGYQRPGSVVAARALLFEHAEAPQLGRDAQAVYSCEAEHSHELSFPQGAHFSNVYPSVEPGWLQATYQGKTGLIPENYVIYL, from the exons ATGAACCTCCAACTTCCAACCCCCAACCTCGAACCGCAGCAGCCAAGGGACCAGGAA ACGTGTGCGGAGGAGACCCTTCGGGCAAGAACAAGCATGGGACTCCCCACGCTGGAGTTTAGCGACTCTTTTCTCGATGGACCCGATTTCCGAGAGCGTCTCAAGTGTCATGAGATCGAACTGGAGAGGACCAACAAGTTCATCAAAGAGCTCATTAAGGATGGGAATATGCTTATCGGCGCGCTGAGGA ATCTTTCTGTGGCCGTCCAAAAGTTCTCCCAGTCGCTGCAGGAGTTCCAGTTCGAGTGCCTCGGTGACGCCGAGACGGATGATGAAGTCAACATCG CCCAGTCCTTCAAGGAGTTCTCCAAGCTGCTCAACACGGTAGAAGAGGAGAGACGCCGCTTG ATTCAGAACGCGGATGACGTCTTGATCACTCCCTTGGAAAAGTTTCGCAAGGAGCAGATCGGCGCCGCCAAG GACGGGAAGAAGAAATTCGATAAGGAGACGGAGAAATATTACGCCACGCTTGAAAGACACCTCAGCCTGTCATCTAAAAAGAAAGAAGCTTATCTTCAAGAG GCCGACACGCAGATTGACAAAGAGAGGCAACTGTTCTACGACGCGTCCCTCGAGTACGTCTTCAAAATACAGGAAGTGCAAGAAAAGAAGAAGTTTGAGTTTGTGGAGCCA CTGCTGGCCTTCCTGCAGGGCTTGTTTACGTTCTACCACGAGGGATACGAGCTGGCGCACGAATTTGAGCCGTACAAGCAGCAGCTCCAGTTCAACCTTCAGAAC ACGCGCAACAACTTTGTGAGcaccaaacaggaagtggagaAGTTGATGAGGAGGATCAGGTCTGCCGAACAGGACTACAAAGCTCCGGGCCGCTGGAGCATGGAGGGCTTCTTGTATGTGCAGGAGAAAC GTCCTCTGGGTTCCGCTTGGACAAGGCACTACTGCACGTATGAGAAGGGCGGCAAAAGTTTCAACATGAGCAATAGCGACACTAAATTGGCCAATAAACAG AACGGTCTGGTGCTCAACCAGTCCGAGATGTTCAAGCTCAAGTCGTGCATCCGGAGGAAAACAGACTCCATCGACAAGCGCTTCTGCTTCGACATTGAGGTGGTGGAAAG GCACGGTGTCATGACACTGCAGGCGCTGTCCGAGTCCAACAGGAGGCTGTGGTTGGAGGCCATGGACGGCAAGGAGCCG ATTTACAACCTGCCTGCCATCCTGAGCAAGAGGGAGGAGA CGTTCCTTAACGAGGCCGGCTTTAACTTTGTGAGGAAATGCATCGAGCTGGTGGAGAGCAGAG GCATCAACACCATGGGGCTGTACAGGATCGGAGGCGTCAACTCCAAAGTGCAGAGGCTGATGGCGACGGTTTTTT CATCCAAGACGCCCGTGGACATGGACCTGGATCCCGAGACGTGGGACAACAAGACCATCACCAGCGGCCTGAAGAATTACCTCAG GTGTCTGTCGGAGCCGCTAATGACCTTCAAGCTGCATAAAGAATTCATCATGGCTGCCA AATCGGACGACCAGAACTACAGAGTATGCGCTGTCCATTCTTTGGTCTATAAGCTCCCTGAGAGAAACAAGGAGATGCTGGAGATGCTCATCAAACATCTCGTCAC CGTGTCCACGCAGAGTCAGTCCAACATGATGACCGTATCCAATCTGGGCGTCATCTTCGGGCCCACGCTGATGCGCTCGCAAGAGGAAACCGTGGCCGCCATGATGAACATCAAGTTCCAAAATATTGTGATGGAAATTCTGATTGAGAATTTTAACAAG ATCTTCCTTCAGCCTCCGGATCCCAACGTGGCACTTCCGGAGCCTCAGACCCGGCCCGGTTCCCGCCGAAGCAGAGCTATTTGTATGTCAAGCGGCCCCCGGAAGCCTCGCAGCCTCTACACTCCTACCCTGTGCCTGGCTGACGCAGAAA GTCCCTGCATAGGCGACGCCTGCAGCAGCAGTCCAGGCAGCACCCCCACGGGCAGCACCGAGTCTCTGTCCTCGCACTCGTCGGAGCACAACGGCCCCCCCAAGACTGAGACTCTGTCCTGCATCAAAACTACGAGTGCAATCCTCCCTGACGCCGCGTCCTTGCGCTCCAGCGGGCCCCGGAGCACCGAGTCCAGTTCCAGGGAGGAGGCCGGCCCGACGGACGTGGAGTCGGAGGACGCCCTCAGCGTACCGTCCGTCACCGGTGTTGCCCCCAGAAAGGCCCCCCATCGACGACACCCTGGACCCGGACCGCCCGATCTCACAGCTGCAACCTCTCTCAAGTCACTACGTGTGTCTGAAG GTCAAAGGAGCTACTCCAAATCCGCCCAAAATCTCTCCACCCTGGATCTCATCGATCACTTGAAGCCATCGGCGGACCCCCCGGACATGCCGCCCAAGCTCGTGATCCGGCGGCGGGGCGCCACAGCCTCAGCCAGCAACGGATACCAAAGACCAGGCTCAGT GGTGGCTGCCAGAGCGCTGCTTTTTGAACACGCCGAAGCCCCGCAGCTCGGGAG GGACGCCCAAGCTGTGTACTCGTGCGAAGCTGAACACAGCCATGAGCTCAGCTTCCCCCAGGGGGCGCACTTCTCCAATG TGTACCCGTCCGTCGAACCAGGATGGCTGCAAGCAACCTACCAGGGAAAAACGGGTTTGATACCAGAAAACTACGTCATctatctttaa
- the LOC133155216 gene encoding rho GTPase-activating protein 42-like isoform X1, giving the protein MNLQLPTPNLEPQQPRDQETCAEETLRARTSMGLPTLEFSDSFLDGPDFRERLKCHEIELERTNKFIKELIKDGNMLIGALRNLSVAVQKFSQSLQEFQFECLGDAETDDEVNIAQSFKEFSKLLNTVEEERRRLIQNADDVLITPLEKFRKEQIGAAKDGKKKFDKETEKYYATLERHLSLSSKKKEAYLQEADTQIDKERQLFYDASLEYVFKIQEVQEKKKFEFVEPLLAFLQGLFTFYHEGYELAHEFEPYKQQLQFNLQNTRNNFVSTKQEVEKLMRRIRSAEQDYKAPGRWSMEGFLYVQEKRPLGSAWTRHYCTYEKGGKSFNMSNSDTKLANKQNGLVLNQSEMFKLKSCIRRKTDSIDKRFCFDIEVVERNGVCRGTLFRPLWLFYKVRHGVMTLQALSESNRRLWLEAMDGKEPIYNLPAILSKREETFLNEAGFNFVRKCIELVESRGINTMGLYRIGGVNSKVQRLMATVFSSKTPVDMDLDPETWDNKTITSGLKNYLRCLSEPLMTFKLHKEFIMAAKSDDQNYRVCAVHSLVYKLPERNKEMLEMLIKHLVTVSTQSQSNMMTVSNLGVIFGPTLMRSQEETVAAMMNIKFQNIVMEILIENFNKIFLQPPDPNVALPEPQTRPGSRRSRAICMSSGPRKPRSLYTPTLCLADAESPCIGDACSSSPGSTPTGSTESLSSHSSEHNGPPKTETLSCIKTTSAILPDAASLRSSGPRSTESSSREEAGPTDVESEDALSVPSVTGVAPRKAPHRRHPGPGPPDLTAATSLKSLRVSEGQRSYSKSAQNLSTLDLIDHLKPSADPPDMPPKLVIRRRGATASASNGYQRPGSVVAARALLFEHAEAPQLGRDAQAVYSCEAEHSHELSFPQGAHFSNVYPSVEPGWLQATYQGKTGLIPENYVIYL; this is encoded by the exons ATGAACCTCCAACTTCCAACCCCCAACCTCGAACCGCAGCAGCCAAGGGACCAGGAA ACGTGTGCGGAGGAGACCCTTCGGGCAAGAACAAGCATGGGACTCCCCACGCTGGAGTTTAGCGACTCTTTTCTCGATGGACCCGATTTCCGAGAGCGTCTCAAGTGTCATGAGATCGAACTGGAGAGGACCAACAAGTTCATCAAAGAGCTCATTAAGGATGGGAATATGCTTATCGGCGCGCTGAGGA ATCTTTCTGTGGCCGTCCAAAAGTTCTCCCAGTCGCTGCAGGAGTTCCAGTTCGAGTGCCTCGGTGACGCCGAGACGGATGATGAAGTCAACATCG CCCAGTCCTTCAAGGAGTTCTCCAAGCTGCTCAACACGGTAGAAGAGGAGAGACGCCGCTTG ATTCAGAACGCGGATGACGTCTTGATCACTCCCTTGGAAAAGTTTCGCAAGGAGCAGATCGGCGCCGCCAAG GACGGGAAGAAGAAATTCGATAAGGAGACGGAGAAATATTACGCCACGCTTGAAAGACACCTCAGCCTGTCATCTAAAAAGAAAGAAGCTTATCTTCAAGAG GCCGACACGCAGATTGACAAAGAGAGGCAACTGTTCTACGACGCGTCCCTCGAGTACGTCTTCAAAATACAGGAAGTGCAAGAAAAGAAGAAGTTTGAGTTTGTGGAGCCA CTGCTGGCCTTCCTGCAGGGCTTGTTTACGTTCTACCACGAGGGATACGAGCTGGCGCACGAATTTGAGCCGTACAAGCAGCAGCTCCAGTTCAACCTTCAGAAC ACGCGCAACAACTTTGTGAGcaccaaacaggaagtggagaAGTTGATGAGGAGGATCAGGTCTGCCGAACAGGACTACAAAGCTCCGGGCCGCTGGAGCATGGAGGGCTTCTTGTATGTGCAGGAGAAAC GTCCTCTGGGTTCCGCTTGGACAAGGCACTACTGCACGTATGAGAAGGGCGGCAAAAGTTTCAACATGAGCAATAGCGACACTAAATTGGCCAATAAACAG AACGGTCTGGTGCTCAACCAGTCCGAGATGTTCAAGCTCAAGTCGTGCATCCGGAGGAAAACAGACTCCATCGACAAGCGCTTCTGCTTCGACATTGAGGTGGTGGAAAG AAACGGCGTCTGCCGCGGAACTCTTTTCAGGCCGCTTTGGTTGTTCTATAAAGTCCG GCACGGTGTCATGACACTGCAGGCGCTGTCCGAGTCCAACAGGAGGCTGTGGTTGGAGGCCATGGACGGCAAGGAGCCG ATTTACAACCTGCCTGCCATCCTGAGCAAGAGGGAGGAGA CGTTCCTTAACGAGGCCGGCTTTAACTTTGTGAGGAAATGCATCGAGCTGGTGGAGAGCAGAG GCATCAACACCATGGGGCTGTACAGGATCGGAGGCGTCAACTCCAAAGTGCAGAGGCTGATGGCGACGGTTTTTT CATCCAAGACGCCCGTGGACATGGACCTGGATCCCGAGACGTGGGACAACAAGACCATCACCAGCGGCCTGAAGAATTACCTCAG GTGTCTGTCGGAGCCGCTAATGACCTTCAAGCTGCATAAAGAATTCATCATGGCTGCCA AATCGGACGACCAGAACTACAGAGTATGCGCTGTCCATTCTTTGGTCTATAAGCTCCCTGAGAGAAACAAGGAGATGCTGGAGATGCTCATCAAACATCTCGTCAC CGTGTCCACGCAGAGTCAGTCCAACATGATGACCGTATCCAATCTGGGCGTCATCTTCGGGCCCACGCTGATGCGCTCGCAAGAGGAAACCGTGGCCGCCATGATGAACATCAAGTTCCAAAATATTGTGATGGAAATTCTGATTGAGAATTTTAACAAG ATCTTCCTTCAGCCTCCGGATCCCAACGTGGCACTTCCGGAGCCTCAGACCCGGCCCGGTTCCCGCCGAAGCAGAGCTATTTGTATGTCAAGCGGCCCCCGGAAGCCTCGCAGCCTCTACACTCCTACCCTGTGCCTGGCTGACGCAGAAA GTCCCTGCATAGGCGACGCCTGCAGCAGCAGTCCAGGCAGCACCCCCACGGGCAGCACCGAGTCTCTGTCCTCGCACTCGTCGGAGCACAACGGCCCCCCCAAGACTGAGACTCTGTCCTGCATCAAAACTACGAGTGCAATCCTCCCTGACGCCGCGTCCTTGCGCTCCAGCGGGCCCCGGAGCACCGAGTCCAGTTCCAGGGAGGAGGCCGGCCCGACGGACGTGGAGTCGGAGGACGCCCTCAGCGTACCGTCCGTCACCGGTGTTGCCCCCAGAAAGGCCCCCCATCGACGACACCCTGGACCCGGACCGCCCGATCTCACAGCTGCAACCTCTCTCAAGTCACTACGTGTGTCTGAAG GTCAAAGGAGCTACTCCAAATCCGCCCAAAATCTCTCCACCCTGGATCTCATCGATCACTTGAAGCCATCGGCGGACCCCCCGGACATGCCGCCCAAGCTCGTGATCCGGCGGCGGGGCGCCACAGCCTCAGCCAGCAACGGATACCAAAGACCAGGCTCAGT GGTGGCTGCCAGAGCGCTGCTTTTTGAACACGCCGAAGCCCCGCAGCTCGGGAG GGACGCCCAAGCTGTGTACTCGTGCGAAGCTGAACACAGCCATGAGCTCAGCTTCCCCCAGGGGGCGCACTTCTCCAATG TGTACCCGTCCGTCGAACCAGGATGGCTGCAAGCAACCTACCAGGGAAAAACGGGTTTGATACCAGAAAACTACGTCATctatctttaa